One Microlunatus soli genomic window carries:
- a CDS encoding MFS transporter produces the protein MSRPEISPPVPRRGRVRWILIGLAFAAIAINYIDRANLSVALPYMDKDLGLDPAASGLVLGAFFWTYALCQLPLGWLVDRLGARTMFAAAVAWWSIFTAATVLARGFGSLFGLRLLLGVGEAGAFPAATKMVEEWFPRRERGIASGIYDSGARGGTLLSIPIVTALIAALGWKGSFIVTGSLGLVWVIIWLWAYHSPIKHRWISEAELAYIKAGGARVDPDQQEVDHDRPAVRWRDLFTNRTVWGMAIGFGCQSYVIYFFITWFPSYLVEERHFSLLELGIWGTVPGFVAFLGNFLGGWVSDALVRRGHSVTVARKSCIIAGMLGSAVIGFVGLVPSAVLALVLLSFSFGCVTFATSSIVALPADVAPTSGASMAGSIQGFQNGIANLAGIASPAVIGALYGLTGSFGWGLASAAFVAVAGCVVYLIVVGPIRPMDRKEPAAS, from the coding sequence ATGAGTCGGCCCGAGATCTCACCACCCGTTCCTCGTCGCGGCAGAGTCCGCTGGATCCTGATCGGCCTGGCGTTCGCCGCGATCGCGATCAACTACATCGACCGGGCCAACCTGTCGGTCGCGTTGCCCTATATGGACAAGGATCTGGGCCTCGATCCGGCTGCCTCCGGGCTCGTGCTCGGCGCCTTCTTCTGGACCTATGCGCTGTGCCAGCTGCCGCTGGGCTGGCTGGTCGACCGGCTCGGCGCCCGGACGATGTTCGCTGCCGCCGTTGCGTGGTGGTCGATCTTCACCGCGGCCACCGTGCTGGCGCGTGGCTTCGGATCGCTGTTCGGGCTGCGGCTGCTGCTCGGCGTCGGCGAGGCCGGTGCGTTTCCGGCAGCGACCAAGATGGTCGAGGAGTGGTTCCCTCGCAGGGAACGTGGCATCGCCTCGGGGATCTACGACAGTGGCGCCCGGGGAGGCACCCTGCTGTCGATCCCGATCGTGACCGCCCTGATCGCGGCGCTCGGCTGGAAGGGGTCCTTCATCGTCACCGGCAGCCTGGGGCTGGTCTGGGTGATCATCTGGTTGTGGGCCTATCACAGTCCGATCAAGCACCGCTGGATCTCCGAGGCCGAGCTCGCCTACATCAAGGCCGGTGGTGCCCGCGTCGACCCGGACCAGCAAGAAGTCGATCATGATCGGCCGGCCGTGCGTTGGCGTGACCTGTTCACCAACCGGACGGTGTGGGGAATGGCGATCGGCTTCGGCTGCCAGAGCTACGTGATCTACTTCTTCATCACCTGGTTTCCGTCCTACCTGGTCGAGGAGCGGCACTTCTCGCTGCTGGAGTTGGGGATTTGGGGGACCGTGCCGGGTTTCGTCGCCTTCCTGGGCAACTTCCTTGGTGGATGGGTTTCCGATGCGCTGGTGCGACGTGGCCACAGCGTCACCGTCGCCCGCAAGAGTTGCATCATCGCCGGCATGCTCGGCTCGGCGGTGATCGGATTCGTCGGCTTGGTGCCCAGCGCCGTGCTCGCCCTGGTGCTGCTGTCGTTCTCGTTCGGCTGCGTCACCTTCGCCACGTCGTCGATCGTCGCGCTGCCGGCCGACGTGGCGCCGACGTCGGGCGCGTCGATGGCCGGCTCGATCCAGGGTTTCCAGAACGGCATCGCCAACCTCGCCGGGATCGCCAGCCCCGCCGTCATCGGCGCCCTGTACGGCCTCACCGGCAGCTTCGGCTGGGGCCTGGCCTCGGCCGCCTTCGTCGCCGTCGCCGGCTGCGTCGTCTACCTCATCGTGGTCGGACCGATCCGACCCATGGACCGAAAGGAACCCGCCGCTTCATGA
- a CDS encoding arginase family protein, whose product MNEDRLNLPFVGIPTFLRSPIRTDLKNLDADIAFLGIPSDEGSPWYPGARMAPRVVREMSVRFAEYGAVQQAAGIYDIDTDKHYLQYERRNERIVDCGDVDILYTNPAGTFANISDATSDILQAGAIPVVFGGDHAVSYGVVRAYEEPVSVVHFDAHLDYRPFVHGVEYANGSPMLKIGKLPHVRQMVQVGTRSIRTSKAALQESLDRGNDVVTVNGFRDQGVDGILRHLPAGGKVYVSIDIDVLDLPLVPGCASAEPEGFRFEEMRQMLFAIARHADVVGLDVVEINPMLDVRSNNTSLLGAQLAVETIGRVVEQPAYLARKGRTAQ is encoded by the coding sequence ATGAACGAAGATCGACTCAACCTGCCCTTCGTCGGCATCCCGACCTTCCTGAGGTCGCCGATCCGGACCGATCTGAAGAACCTGGACGCCGACATCGCGTTCCTCGGGATCCCCAGTGACGAGGGGTCGCCCTGGTATCCGGGTGCCCGGATGGCGCCGCGGGTGGTCCGGGAGATGTCGGTCCGTTTCGCCGAATACGGCGCGGTCCAACAGGCCGCCGGGATCTACGACATCGACACCGACAAGCATTACCTGCAATACGAACGCCGCAACGAACGGATCGTCGACTGCGGCGATGTCGACATCCTCTACACCAACCCGGCGGGGACGTTCGCCAACATCAGCGACGCCACTTCCGACATCCTGCAGGCCGGTGCCATCCCGGTCGTCTTCGGTGGTGATCATGCCGTCAGCTACGGCGTCGTGCGGGCCTACGAGGAACCCGTGTCGGTGGTGCATTTCGATGCGCATCTGGACTATCGGCCGTTCGTCCACGGTGTGGAATACGCCAACGGTAGTCCGATGCTCAAGATCGGCAAGCTGCCCCATGTCCGACAGATGGTGCAGGTCGGCACCCGCAGCATCCGGACCAGCAAGGCCGCGCTGCAGGAATCGCTCGACCGCGGCAACGACGTGGTCACCGTGAACGGCTTTCGTGATCAAGGAGTCGACGGCATCCTGCGGCATCTGCCGGCCGGTGGAAAGGTCTACGTCAGCATCGATATCGACGTCCTCGACCTGCCCCTGGTGCCGGGCTGTGCGTCGGCCGAACCGGAAGGCTTCCGGTTCGAGGAGATGCGGCAGATGCTGTTCGCCATCGCTCGACATGCCGACGTCGTCGGTCTGGACGTGGTGGAGATCAATCCGATGCTCGACGTGCGTTCCAACAACACGTCGTTGTTGGGGGCGCAACTGGCGGTGGAGACGATCGGTCGGGTCGTCGAGCAGCCTGCTTACCTTGCTCGCAAGGGCAGAACGGCGCAGTAG
- a CDS encoding peptide deformylase: MDTATITDRIRELLQQPERPPITRAGDPVLRRRAADVPEDLDRGLLGELLAMMREVMIAAPGVGLAAPQIGLGLRLAVLEDAAEVPAEIGSVRDRRPLPYTVIINPRYRQVGHDMATWYEGCLSVPGYQAATERAVTIELVCRDEDFAPVCERFTGWQARIVQHETDHTEGTLYLDRAIIRSLTTDDQYLRHWSGPDLDPARAGLGY; the protein is encoded by the coding sequence GTGGACACCGCAACGATCACCGATCGGATCAGGGAACTGCTGCAGCAGCCGGAGCGCCCGCCGATCACGCGGGCCGGTGATCCGGTGCTGCGCCGGCGGGCCGCCGATGTCCCGGAGGACCTGGATCGCGGGCTGCTCGGCGAGCTGTTGGCCATGATGCGGGAGGTGATGATCGCCGCGCCGGGTGTCGGGTTGGCGGCACCGCAGATCGGTCTCGGACTGCGGCTGGCCGTCCTGGAGGATGCCGCCGAGGTCCCGGCCGAGATCGGCTCCGTCCGCGACCGCCGGCCACTGCCGTACACGGTGATCATCAATCCGCGCTACCGCCAGGTCGGTCACGACATGGCCACCTGGTACGAGGGTTGTCTGTCGGTTCCCGGCTATCAGGCCGCGACCGAACGGGCCGTGACCATCGAGTTGGTCTGCCGGGACGAGGACTTCGCACCGGTCTGTGAACGCTTCACCGGCTGGCAGGCCCGGATCGTGCAACACGAGACCGACCACACCGAGGGCACCCTGTATCTGGATCGAGCAATCATCCGTTCGCTGACCACTGATGATCAATATCTGCGACACTGGTCCGGCCCGGACCTCGACCCGGCGCGCGCCGGACTCGGCTACTGA